One window from the genome of Blastocatellia bacterium encodes:
- a CDS encoding ABC transporter permease, translating to MIKQLFKIVWNRKRANFLIILEVFISFLVVFAVMAFGVYFVDIYTYPLGFTYQDVWSVRINRGAYSSDEDKLKQIEVIKQLMQSAKEFSEVESIAGVNTNVFDNSESISSFDYAGKKHEPSVNFVTDDMAKVLDIKLLEGRWFSKDDDAESTIPIIINQKLSQELFANESPIGKVINMGSKEELYKIVGLVLDFRDDTELVAPKSYILIRNNINIKDASSIRMRFVPNFIIKLRPGTTAAFEEKLARNFLSIAKDWSFNIQTLEDLRNKKIKGILSPVLAVAIVAVFLMIMVALGLSGVLWQNVTQRIKEIGLRRANGATRGKIYYQILGELLVITSIALTAGTIIVIQFPLPGFFDFVTAKVYIITILLSCGIIALLTIICGLYPSSLAARIPPAEALHYE from the coding sequence ATGATTAAGCAACTTTTTAAGATTGTTTGGAATAGAAAACGAGCTAATTTTTTAATTATATTAGAAGTTTTTATTTCCTTTTTAGTAGTATTTGCTGTAATGGCGTTTGGAGTTTACTTTGTAGATATTTATACTTATCCTCTAGGATTTACTTATCAAGATGTTTGGTCAGTTAGAATAAATAGAGGTGCATATAGTTCAGATGAGGATAAGCTTAAACAAATAGAAGTAATTAAACAGCTTATGCAATCAGCAAAAGAATTTTCAGAAGTTGAATCAATTGCAGGTGTTAATACAAATGTTTTTGACAATAGCGAAAGTATATCCTCTTTTGATTATGCAGGTAAAAAGCATGAACCATCTGTAAATTTTGTTACAGATGATATGGCTAAAGTCTTGGATATAAAACTTTTAGAAGGTAGATGGTTTAGTAAAGATGATGACGCAGAATCTACAATACCAATAATAATTAACCAAAAACTAAGCCAAGAGCTTTTTGCTAATGAATCTCCTATTGGTAAAGTTATAAATATGGGATCAAAAGAAGAACTTTATAAAATAGTGGGTTTAGTTTTAGATTTTCGAGACGATACAGAACTTGTAGCTCCAAAAAGCTACATACTTATACGCAATAATATCAACATCAAAGACGCTTCAAGTATACGAATGCGATTTGTACCAAATTTTATTATTAAACTTCGTCCAGGAACAACCGCAGCTTTTGAAGAAAAACTAGCAAGAAATTTTCTTTCTATTGCTAAGGATTGGTCTTTTAATATACAAACACTAGAAGACTTGCGTAATAAAAAAATAAAGGGGATTTTATCGCCAGTTTTAGCAGTTGCTATAGTTGCAGTTTTTCTAATGATCATGGTTGCATTAGGGCTTAGTGGAGTGCTTTGGCAAAACGTCACTCAACGAATCAAAGAAATAGGCTTACGTCGGGCCAATGGTGCAACAAGAGGAAAAATTTATTACCAAATTCTAGGAGAATTGCTAGTAATAACTTCTATTGCCTTAACAGCAGGCACTATAATTGTGATTCAGTTTCCGCTGCCTGGCTTTTTTGATTTTGTTACAGCTAAAGTTTATATAATTACAATTTTGTTGTCCTGTGGAATAATTGCTTTATTAACTATTATTTGTGGATTATATCCAAGTTCTTTAGCAGCACGTATTCCACCAGCAGAAGCACTACATTATGAATAA
- a CDS encoding sigma-54-dependent Fis family transcriptional regulator, with the protein MNKTILIIDDDQSVTTSLALLLKQAGYRSKSAYSINESLEKLDKEKFDLVLQDMNFSRKTTGEEGLDLLSEIKLKYPSLPVILMTAWGSISLAVKGMQAGATDFITKPWTNQQLIQSIRTVLELADASREPLKKKAISREELAANYNLSKCLGENTALLQVLEIASRVSATDASVLITGESGTGKEVLAEVIHQNSNRRNKPFIKVNLGAIPVTLFESEMFGHVKGAFTSAMQNRKGRFELADGGTIFLDEIGDLDPNSQVKLLRVLQDRTYEVLGSSRTQTVDVRIIAATNRPLTELVTKGLFREDLLYRLNLISLHLPALRERSDDIALLTKHFIKTIGANYYRADLTVSQDALKWLQELPWPGNIRQLRHVIERAILITNNQTLQKEDFAFSLDLEQRELEKAKTSDALPDVGSMTLDEIEKAMILKSLKHHSGNISKTAESLGLTRTSLYRRFEKYGIKV; encoded by the coding sequence ATGAATAAGACAATTTTGATTATAGATGATGACCAATCTGTAACCACGTCTCTAGCATTATTGCTTAAACAAGCGGGTTATCGCTCAAAATCTGCCTATTCAATAAATGAGTCATTAGAAAAACTTGATAAAGAAAAATTTGACCTTGTTTTACAAGATATGAATTTTTCACGGAAAACCACTGGTGAAGAAGGCTTAGACTTACTTTCAGAAATTAAGCTTAAGTATCCTTCTTTACCAGTAATTTTAATGACTGCTTGGGGTTCAATTTCTTTGGCTGTAAAGGGAATGCAGGCAGGAGCAACAGATTTTATTACAAAACCTTGGACTAACCAGCAATTAATACAATCAATTAGAACTGTTTTAGAACTCGCAGACGCAAGCCGAGAACCGCTAAAGAAAAAAGCCATTAGCCGAGAGGAGTTAGCCGCTAACTATAATTTAAGCAAGTGTTTAGGTGAAAACACTGCTCTATTGCAGGTGTTAGAAATCGCTAGCCGAGTTAGTGCTACAGATGCTTCAGTTTTAATTACAGGTGAAAGCGGAACAGGCAAAGAAGTTTTAGCCGAAGTCATACATCAAAATAGCAATCGCCGCAATAAGCCTTTTATTAAGGTTAATTTAGGAGCAATCCCAGTTACACTTTTTGAAAGTGAAATGTTTGGACATGTTAAAGGTGCTTTTACTAGTGCGATGCAAAACCGCAAAGGACGTTTTGAGCTAGCTGATGGAGGAACAATTTTTTTAGATGAAATTGGAGATTTAGACCCTAATTCACAGGTTAAACTGTTACGCGTCCTCCAAGATCGTACCTATGAAGTGTTAGGATCAAGCCGAACACAAACCGTAGATGTAAGAATTATTGCTGCTACTAACCGACCTTTAACAGAACTAGTAACTAAGGGGCTATTTCGAGAAGATTTGCTTTATCGACTAAATTTAATTTCACTGCATTTGCCTGCTCTTCGTGAACGATCAGACGATATTGCACTGCTAACAAAGCATTTTATAAAAACAATTGGAGCAAATTACTATCGTGCAGATTTAACAGTTAGCCAGGACGCGCTTAAGTGGCTTCAAGAACTGCCTTGGCCGGGAAATATTCGCCAACTGCGCCATGTTATTGAGCGAGCAATTTTAATCACTAATAATCAAACCTTGCAAAAAGAAGATTTTGCTTTTTCCTTAGATCTTGAACAACGTGAACTAGAAAAAGCAAAAACTAGCGATGCGTTGCCAGATGTTGGAAGTATGACTTTAGATGAAATAGAAAAAGCAATGATACTAAAGAGCTTAAAACATCATTCAGGAAATATTTCTAAAACTGCTGAATCTTTAGGGCTTACAAGAACTTCTTTATATCGCAGATTTGAAAAATACGGGATTAAAGTTTGA
- a CDS encoding energy transducer TonB produces MQKLFVLSFVAIISVFFFQTLSLDIVNAETKTAATQSIIRRSEGVLRGSALNRTAPEYPRVAKEQNVEGDVVIEITIDEEGKVSNARAMSGHELLVDAALEAAKQWTFKPTKLNDQAVKVSGILTFRFKLGSLAESTTTLSSDASQTDENIVKRSEGVIRGLATNRVSPEYPKEAKEQNVEGDVTVQIIINEEGKVVSAKASSGHELLQDVSVTAAKGWTFKPFELDGKAVRVSAELSFRFKLGSLQQDLASKGVDIPMPSIIRRSEGVLRSNAINKALPQYPAVAKAAEVEGDVVVEITIDEEGKVALARVVSGHPLLQASAIVAAKEWTFNPTSIDGKPVKVSGVLTFRFNLNNK; encoded by the coding sequence ATGCAAAAACTATTTGTACTATCTTTTGTCGCTATTATATCAGTATTTTTCTTTCAAACACTTTCATTAGATATTGTTAATGCAGAAACTAAAACTGCTGCTACACAAAGCATTATCCGACGTTCAGAAGGTGTATTACGCGGTAGTGCCTTAAATAGAACCGCGCCAGAATATCCAAGAGTCGCCAAGGAACAAAATGTTGAAGGTGATGTAGTTATTGAAATTACCATTGATGAAGAGGGCAAAGTTAGCAATGCACGTGCAATGTCAGGTCATGAATTATTAGTTGATGCTGCACTAGAAGCGGCTAAACAATGGACATTTAAGCCTACTAAATTAAATGACCAAGCTGTAAAAGTATCAGGAATATTAACATTTCGCTTTAAGCTAGGTAGTTTAGCTGAAAGTACAACTACACTTAGTTCTGATGCAAGCCAAACAGATGAAAATATTGTTAAGCGTTCTGAAGGTGTAATTCGCGGACTTGCTACAAATAGAGTTTCGCCAGAATACCCAAAAGAAGCTAAAGAACAAAATGTTGAAGGCGATGTAACAGTTCAAATTATTATTAATGAAGAAGGCAAAGTTGTTAGTGCTAAAGCCTCTTCTGGACATGAATTATTACAAGATGTTTCTGTTACTGCCGCTAAGGGATGGACATTTAAGCCTTTTGAATTAGATGGTAAAGCTGTAAGAGTTTCTGCTGAATTATCATTCCGCTTTAAGTTAGGTTCCTTACAACAAGATTTAGCATCCAAGGGCGTAGATATACCTATGCCAAGCATTATCCGACGTTCAGAAGGTGTTTTACGTAGCAATGCAATAAATAAAGCCTTGCCTCAATATCCTGCTGTAGCAAAAGCCGCAGAAGTAGAAGGTGATGTTGTAGTAGAAATTACTATTGATGAAGAAGGCAAAGTTGCTCTTGCGCGGGTTGTTTCAGGTCATCCATTGCTACAAGCAAGTGCTATTGTTGCAGCAAAAGAATGGACATTTAACCCTACTTCAATAGATGGTAAGCCTGTAAAAGTCTCTGGTGTACTAACATTTCGTTTTAACTTAAATAACAAATAA
- a CDS encoding PAS domain-containing protein → MTLRTKFILYLLLLHTVFVGLSLAVFFFYPIWLFFLESLFLITLLYGLRLINSFFGSLNLIKTGTKFIAEQDFTSRFPEVGQEEIDQLINVYNKMIDQLKNERIQLQEQNFFLDKILAASPSGILIFDFDGKISSANPSVEKILQNAKQDLIGKSLEELNKPFCQVLPEIDTYQASIISLAAGRRIKCQRLEFFDRGFPRHFFLLQELTEELQQSEKAAYEKLIRMMSMRLIIQLLQQIRC, encoded by the coding sequence TTGACGCTACGCACCAAATTTATTTTGTATTTATTGCTACTTCACACTGTCTTTGTCGGGCTGTCTTTAGCCGTCTTTTTCTTCTACCCTATTTGGCTATTTTTCCTAGAAAGCTTATTTTTAATCACCCTACTTTATGGATTGCGCTTAATTAACTCTTTTTTTGGTAGCTTAAATTTAATTAAAACAGGAACAAAATTTATTGCTGAACAGGATTTTACATCTCGTTTTCCTGAAGTTGGACAAGAAGAAATTGACCAGCTAATTAACGTTTATAATAAAATGATTGACCAACTAAAAAATGAACGAATTCAACTACAAGAGCAAAACTTTTTTTTAGATAAAATTTTGGCTGCCTCGCCTTCAGGAATTTTAATTTTTGATTTTGATGGAAAAATTAGTTCTGCTAACCCTAGTGTAGAGAAGATTTTACAAAATGCAAAACAAGATTTAATAGGAAAAAGCTTAGAAGAGCTAAATAAACCTTTTTGCCAAGTTTTACCAGAAATAGACACCTATCAAGCCAGCATTATCTCTTTAGCCGCAGGTAGACGTATTAAATGCCAACGTCTAGAGTTTTTTGACCGAGGTTTTCCAAGACATTTTTTCTTACTTCAAGAGCTAACCGAAGAATTACAACAATCAGAAAAAGCAGCCTATGAAAAGCTAATTCGTATGATGTCGATGAGGTTAATAATTCAATTGCTGCAACAAATTCGCTGCTAA
- a CDS encoding STAS domain-containing protein, protein MSTINVIGQNTKIIILYIGAVQIIDATGLVSLESVLKLLKEKGVFVIIAGVKKQPASVLAKAGIHNQENSIFICRKFSKALEQAWAYSKNINSKTEQKTEGISYLETSKI, encoded by the coding sequence ATGTCTACTATTAATGTTATTGGTCAAAATACCAAAATAATTATACTTTATATAGGTGCTGTTCAAATAATTGATGCAACAGGGTTAGTTAGTTTAGAGTCAGTCTTAAAATTACTTAAAGAAAAAGGTGTGTTTGTTATTATTGCAGGAGTAAAAAAACAACCTGCATCTGTATTAGCTAAAGCAGGAATACATAATCAAGAAAACAGTATCTTTATTTGTAGAAAATTTAGTAAAGCTTTAGAACAAGCATGGGCTTATTCTAAAAATATAAACTCAAAAACAGAACAAAAAACAGAAGGTATATCTTATTTAGAAACTAGTAAAATATAG
- a CDS encoding GHKL domain-containing protein produces the protein MNSLAEVVRLPNPKLSATNVKELLETLEILLRSECQKRSIDWHWEIVKNLKPVEMDKIQMQQVFVNILKNAIEAIENKGSITIKLGENDQGSFVTIIDTGKGISSEVQAKLFTPFFTTKDNGQGIGLMLVKEILSNHHFSFSLESDIGGPTQFTIFFQNH, from the coding sequence ATGAATAGCTTGGCTGAAGTTGTACGCTTGCCTAATCCAAAACTCTCCGCCACAAATGTTAAAGAACTGCTAGAAACCCTAGAAATTCTTTTGCGCTCAGAATGTCAAAAACGCTCTATTGATTGGCATTGGGAAATAGTAAAAAATCTTAAGCCTGTTGAAATGGATAAAATTCAAATGCAGCAAGTTTTTGTTAATATCTTAAAAAATGCTATTGAAGCAATTGAAAACAAAGGCTCTATTACAATTAAATTAGGTGAAAATGATCAGGGCAGTTTTGTCACGATTATTGACACTGGCAAAGGCATTTCATCTGAAGTACAAGCAAAGCTTTTTACTCCATTTTTTACTACTAAAGACAATGGTCAAGGAATAGGTTTAATGTTAGTAAAAGAAATACTAAGCAACCACCATTTTAGCTTTTCTTTAGAAAGCGATATAGGCGGGCCAACACAATTTACAATATTTTTTCAAAACCATTAA
- the dauA gene encoding C4-dicarboxylic acid transporter DauA codes for MDISFEAEDKTELSFSKIPEEKNENNKLKPAYALQEALKEGYTVKELKTDILAGIVVGIVALPLAMALAIACGVPPQYGIYTAVISGAVISLLGGSRTQVSGPTAAFVVILAPITIKYGLGGLVLASLLAGIILVCFSLARLGKFIEYIPTTVTTGFTAGIGVVIGVLQLKDFLGLTVKNMPEHFPERVLALITALPTIRLTDFAIGLITLSILLLWPKINKTIPSPLVAMAFAAIIALILKKIFPSFDVATIGTRFSYTIAGIEYAGIPRALPLPLLPWHLPGADGQAVGISLSLIRELLPAAFAIAVLGAIESLLSAVVSDGMTNKKHNSDSELLAQGIGNIVGPFFGGFAATGAIARTATNIRSGGRSPIAAFIHAVFVLLAVLLLAPLVAYLPMASLAALLLLVAWNMSEAKHFVHITKIAPRSDIVVLLICFFLTVFFDMVIGVSVGLVLSALVFMHRMAETSKVNIFAEKSSRLKEPLPPNTILYEIILFFWCSTKSYVYY; via the coding sequence CTGCCTATGCCTTACAGGAAGCCTTGAAAGAAGGTTACACGGTTAAAGAATTAAAAACAGATATTTTAGCTGGTATCGTGGTAGGAATAGTTGCTCTACCCTTAGCAATGGCTTTAGCTATTGCTTGTGGAGTTCCTCCGCAATATGGGATTTATACGGCTGTAATATCTGGTGCAGTAATAAGTTTACTTGGTGGTTCACGAACTCAAGTTTCTGGGCCAACAGCGGCTTTTGTCGTTATCCTTGCCCCAATCACAATAAAATATGGCTTAGGTGGGCTTGTATTAGCTAGCTTGCTAGCTGGAATTATACTAGTTTGCTTTTCTTTAGCTAGGCTAGGGAAGTTTATTGAATATATTCCAACTACAGTAACTACAGGGTTTACGGCTGGAATAGGTGTAGTTATAGGAGTACTTCAATTAAAAGATTTTCTTGGTTTAACAGTTAAAAATATGCCAGAACATTTTCCTGAGAGAGTTTTGGCTTTAATAACTGCTTTACCAACAATAAGACTAACAGATTTTGCTATAGGTCTGATAACACTATCAATATTACTACTTTGGCCGAAAATCAATAAAACAATTCCATCACCTTTAGTAGCAATGGCTTTTGCTGCAATTATCGCGCTCATCTTAAAGAAAATTTTTCCTAGCTTTGATGTGGCGACTATTGGAACGCGGTTTTCTTACACTATAGCAGGTATTGAATATGCAGGAATTCCTAGAGCATTACCACTGCCGCTATTACCTTGGCATTTGCCGGGGGCAGATGGTCAAGCTGTAGGTATTTCCTTAAGTTTAATTCGTGAACTTCTTCCCGCTGCATTTGCTATAGCTGTACTAGGAGCAATTGAATCTCTTTTATCTGCGGTAGTTTCTGATGGTATGACTAATAAAAAGCATAACTCTGATTCAGAACTACTAGCACAAGGAATAGGTAATATAGTTGGCCCTTTTTTCGGTGGATTTGCAGCTACAGGTGCAATAGCTAGAACAGCTACAAATATTCGTTCTGGTGGTCGTTCTCCAATTGCAGCTTTTATACACGCAGTTTTTGTTCTTTTAGCCGTTTTACTACTTGCGCCTTTAGTTGCTTATTTACCAATGGCTTCCCTAGCCGCATTATTACTGCTTGTTGCTTGGAATATGAGCGAGGCTAAACATTTTGTTCATATAACTAAAATTGCCCCACGTAGTGATATAGTAGTTTTATTAATTTGTTTCTTCTTGACTGTGTTTTTTGATATGGTTATAGGTGTTAGTGTAGGTTTAGTTTTATCTGCACTAGTATTTATGCACCGGATGGCAGAAACCTCAAAAGTTAATATTTTTGCTGAAAAAAGTTCTAGACTAAAAGAACCGCTCCCACCTAATACCATACTTTATGAAATTATACTATTTTTTTGGTGCAGCACAAAAAGCTATGTCTACTATTAA
- a CDS encoding thioredoxin family protein encodes MKYLLLTILFLISFSLSTFAQSPFYSLDFDKACLKAKEEKKVVLIDFFTTWCGPCKKLDATTWKDKDVINWLEQNTIALKIDAEKEESLAERYKVSAYPTIAIISPEGKLLDSIVGYREPTAFLSNAKDALAGKTALIKAKEEFIQNANDPSIRDNYAGELARVGQYEEALTHYLWCFDEGLKHEPNYAGVRTSFLLSYIAKLGQKYPPASEALIERSNKAEKQLNDVQKIESNETLLFLAYDFIAINKYLGKDGTDRNLSFYTKVKQNNQKLLEASLLDSLLDTLLEAKRYNDIVESAGNTLEKIEKRIALYSRSLEAYKEMENKSKLTKEQQDTLASNLKRLTTRESVKYFTALLGVKDLKQAQTVAERIISFDSSKETLALLAQKATEFGQTELANQISSKN; translated from the coding sequence ATGAAATATTTGCTACTAACAATTCTCTTTTTAATCTCTTTTTCCCTATCTACGTTTGCACAATCTCCATTTTACAGCTTAGATTTTGATAAAGCTTGCTTAAAAGCTAAAGAAGAAAAAAAGGTTGTGCTTATAGACTTTTTTACTACCTGGTGTGGCCCTTGCAAAAAATTAGATGCTACAACCTGGAAAGATAAAGATGTAATCAACTGGTTAGAACAAAACACCATAGCATTAAAAATAGATGCTGAAAAAGAAGAATCTCTAGCCGAGCGTTATAAAGTCTCAGCTTATCCAACAATTGCTATTATCAGTCCTGAAGGCAAATTACTAGATTCAATTGTTGGTTATCGTGAACCCACCGCCTTTTTATCTAATGCTAAAGATGCTTTAGCAGGAAAAACCGCTTTAATTAAAGCAAAAGAAGAATTTATACAAAATGCTAATGATCCTTCAATAAGAGACAATTATGCAGGAGAACTTGCTAGAGTTGGTCAATACGAAGAAGCTTTAACCCATTATTTATGGTGTTTTGATGAAGGGCTAAAGCATGAGCCAAATTATGCAGGTGTGCGTACATCATTTTTACTTAGTTATATTGCTAAATTAGGTCAAAAATATCCTCCAGCTTCAGAAGCTTTGATTGAACGTAGCAACAAAGCAGAAAAACAGTTAAATGATGTTCAAAAGATTGAATCTAATGAAACTCTTCTCTTCTTAGCATATGATTTTATCGCTATTAACAAATACTTAGGCAAAGATGGCACTGATCGAAACTTGTCATTTTATACAAAAGTTAAACAAAACAATCAAAAATTGCTAGAAGCTAGTTTGCTAGACAGTTTATTAGATACTTTGTTAGAAGCTAAACGCTACAATGACATTGTAGAAAGTGCAGGAAATACTCTTGAAAAAATAGAAAAAAGAATAGCTCTATATAGTAGATCATTGGAAGCTTATAAGGAAATGGAGAACAAATCAAAATTAACAAAAGAACAACAAGATACACTAGCTTCAAACTTAAAAAGATTGACAACTCGTGAGAGCGTAAAATACTTTACGGCTTTATTAGGTGTTAAAGACTTAAAACAAGCTCAAACTGTTGCAGAGAGAATAATTAGTTTTGATTCCAGTAAAGAAACTTTAGCTTTACTCGCACAAAAAGCCACTGAATTTGGGCAAACAGAATTAGCCAATCAAATTTCTTCTAAAAATTAG
- a CDS encoding ABC transporter substrate-binding protein has product MKKVFYSLLVLLMIFILSCQSGGKENLIIGSKNFTESIILAELLAQHIESSTGQKVSRKFNLGGTLVCHQALIANQIDIYPEYTGTALMAILQEPAQTDPKMVYQTTKQAYENKFNATLAEPLGFNNTFAILIRGEEAKKLNLTTISQAAKYTSDWQAGFGYEFVSRADGFAGFAAKYQLKFKQAPKEMDLALTYRALAEKQVDLIAGNSTDGLIASLDLFMLEDDQNYFPPYQAVPVVHQETLKRFPELQNILNKLAGKISEKEIQKLNGLVDIDHKDIGEVVKEFLASKKL; this is encoded by the coding sequence ATGAAAAAAGTATTTTATTCACTATTAGTTTTACTGATGATTTTTATTCTTTCTTGTCAAAGTGGTGGCAAAGAAAATTTGATTATAGGCTCAAAAAATTTTACAGAATCAATTATTTTGGCTGAACTGCTAGCGCAACATATTGAATCTAGCACAGGACAAAAAGTTAGCAGAAAATTTAATTTAGGTGGGACATTAGTTTGTCATCAAGCTTTAATTGCTAATCAAATTGATATTTATCCTGAATATACTGGGACAGCTTTAATGGCAATTCTACAAGAACCTGCACAAACTGACCCAAAAATGGTTTATCAAACCACAAAACAAGCCTATGAAAATAAATTTAATGCTACATTGGCCGAGCCTTTAGGTTTTAACAATACTTTTGCTATTTTGATTCGTGGCGAAGAGGCGAAAAAGCTTAATTTAACTACTATTTCACAAGCTGCAAAATATACTTCTGACTGGCAAGCAGGCTTTGGTTATGAGTTTGTAAGCCGTGCAGATGGTTTTGCTGGCTTTGCTGCAAAATATCAATTGAAGTTTAAGCAAGCACCAAAAGAAATGGATCTGGCCCTGACTTACAGAGCATTAGCTGAAAAACAGGTAGATTTAATTGCTGGTAATTCAACTGATGGACTAATTGCTAGCCTGGATTTGTTTATGTTAGAGGATGACCAAAATTATTTTCCACCCTACCAAGCCGTGCCGGTTGTCCATCAGGAGACTCTAAAACGCTTTCCAGAGTTGCAAAACATATTAAATAAATTAGCAGGAAAAATTAGCGAAAAGGAAATTCAAAAGCTTAATGGTTTGGTTGATATTGACCATAAAGATATAGGCGAAGTTGTAAAAGAATTTCTAGCATCAAAAAAATTGTAA
- a CDS encoding DMT family transporter codes for MLVFAGESISLRLAAKANFSTGLIAFAQCTMAAIIQIFFGGRFSKVSWKAWWPALTLSALSGLSFYLAIRVAPVALVGLIEPLSLLPLMFAHRFIQERKLTAKALIFLVLLVIASCATVGQWPEKLSTLAILISCVGIASTGLSLVAGEVVKKDAIPSFVLAMQTVLAILSAMLVIFLGNSSLGGQSSNWLGSLAVGAVVGLIVSLAVSSLYYGMQHLGALKAGTIKILRLPVVALFGYILINEKGSVASAIALVMVVIFSILTIRFSSNTSIKASIKTS; via the coding sequence ATGCTAGTTTTTGCAGGTGAATCTATTTCCTTAAGACTAGCAGCTAAAGCAAATTTCTCTACAGGGCTAATAGCTTTTGCTCAATGTACAATGGCTGCCATTATTCAAATATTTTTTGGTGGTAGATTTTCTAAAGTAAGTTGGAAAGCCTGGTGGCCTGCGCTTACGCTTTCTGCCCTAAGTGGTTTATCATTTTATTTAGCAATTCGTGTTGCTCCAGTAGCTTTAGTAGGCTTAATTGAGCCGCTTTCATTACTACCTTTAATGTTTGCACATCGTTTTATACAAGAACGTAAATTAACAGCTAAAGCTCTTATTTTTCTGGTGTTACTCGTGATAGCAAGTTGTGCTACAGTTGGACAGTGGCCCGAAAAACTTTCTACTTTAGCAATTTTAATTAGCTGTGTTGGAATTGCTAGCACAGGTCTTTCGCTTGTTGCAGGTGAAGTTGTTAAAAAAGATGCTATTCCTTCTTTTGTCTTAGCAATGCAAACAGTTTTAGCAATTCTTTCTGCAATGCTAGTAATTTTCCTAGGCAACTCCTCTTTAGGTGGTCAATCTAGCAATTGGCTAGGAAGTTTAGCTGTTGGTGCAGTTGTTGGTTTAATAGTTAGTTTAGCTGTTAGCTCTTTATATTATGGAATGCAACATTTAGGAGCGTTAAAGGCTGGAACAATTAAAATTCTCCGGCTTCCTGTTGTAGCTCTTTTTGGATACATTCTTATTAATGAAAAAGGGAGCGTTGCAAGTGCTATTGCATTAGTAATGGTAGTAATTTTCTCTATTCTAACTATAAGATTTAGCAGTAACACATCAATTAAAGCTTCAATTAAAACCTCTTAA